One part of the Desulfovibrio sp. genome encodes these proteins:
- a CDS encoding WbuC family cupin fold metalloprotein: MAVHFFRHIRFLGVRGTMEHIYRKNPGVFIANGPIACVNRNDLDRIKEDACAAPLRRSRICAHASANDPVQEMIIAMCHDSYIAPHRHVGKTESFHIIEGQADIYFFEESGEITRIVSLSSDSPEGFYYRLSAPLYHTVLPHGPMLVIHETITGPFTPDESIIAPFAPHAEDTVAVHSYLKMLRGRYDACAAR; encoded by the coding sequence GTGGCAGTCCATTTTTTCCGGCATATCCGATTTTTGGGTGTAAGAGGAACCATGGAACATATCTATCGCAAAAATCCCGGGGTGTTTATTGCTAATGGGCCGATTGCATGCGTAAACAGAAATGATCTGGACCGCATCAAGGAAGATGCCTGTGCGGCCCCATTGCGAAGAAGCAGAATATGCGCCCATGCCAGTGCGAACGATCCGGTACAGGAAATGATTATTGCAATGTGCCACGATTCATACATCGCGCCGCACAGGCATGTGGGCAAAACAGAATCTTTCCATATCATTGAAGGTCAGGCCGATATATATTTTTTTGAAGAATCCGGGGAGATCACAAGGATTGTTTCTTTGAGTTCCGACAGCCCGGAAGGATTTTACTACCGTCTTTCCGCGCCGCTGTACCATACCGTGCTGCCGCACGGGCCCATGCTGGTTATACATGAAACAATCACCGGCCCATTTACCCCAGACGAATCAATAATTGCACCCTTTGCCCCGCATGCTGAAGATACCGTTGCCGTCCATAGTTATTTGAAGATGTTGCGTGGACGCTACGACGCCTGTGCCGCACGATAA
- a CDS encoding site-specific DNA-methyltransferase, which yields MDCLKIGNDTVIYQGEALSVLHSLPTASVDAVITDPPYSTGGMTLASKQQDPCKKYQNSGTRKAYPAMLGDTRDQRSYAFWATWWLSECWRIARDGSPLLVFTDWRQLPSVTDAIQAAGWLWRGVVVWQKPSARPAIGEFRRETEFVIYGSKGKPNLHSRRCFPGVFKYPVNASTKVHIAGKPLELLKELMGVVVEGGTVLDPFLGGGTTAHAAQLTGRKCIGVELSPEYAKLSAERLQKIA from the coding sequence ATGGATTGCCTTAAAATTGGAAATGACACGGTTATTTATCAGGGGGAAGCTCTTTCAGTCCTGCACAGCCTGCCAACCGCCAGCGTGGATGCAGTAATAACGGACCCGCCGTATTCCACTGGGGGAATGACGCTGGCAAGTAAGCAGCAAGACCCGTGCAAGAAATACCAGAATAGCGGCACAAGAAAGGCGTATCCGGCCATGCTTGGAGATACGCGGGACCAGCGGTCCTATGCTTTTTGGGCAACGTGGTGGCTTTCAGAGTGCTGGCGCATAGCGCGAGATGGTTCTCCGTTACTGGTATTTACAGACTGGCGGCAGTTGCCCAGTGTTACGGACGCCATTCAGGCTGCGGGATGGCTTTGGCGAGGGGTTGTTGTTTGGCAGAAGCCCAGCGCCCGGCCAGCTATAGGCGAGTTCAGGCGCGAGACAGAATTTGTCATTTATGGCAGCAAGGGTAAACCCAACTTGCATTCCCGCCGATGCTTTCCGGGGGTTTTTAAATACCCAGTAAATGCGAGTACGAAAGTTCATATTGCAGGTAAGCCATTGGAACTTTTGAAAGAACTTATGGGCGTTGTCGTGGAAGGCGGGACGGTTCTTGACCCCTTCTTGGGAGGCGGAACAACGGCCCATGCAGCCCAGCTCACTGGTCGAAAGTGTATCGGCGTGGAGCTGTCCCCAGAGTACGCAAAATTGAGCGCAGAAAGGCTACAAAAAATAGCCTAA
- a CDS encoding double-cubane-cluster-containing anaerobic reductase, which yields MKCASFDRIVTAFEKNALAVQEAKKDGKKVVGQYCLYSPSEIAVAAGAIPVSLCGTRNDSIPAAEEVLPRAICPLIKSSFGFALKDSCPYLSAADVVVADTTCDGKKKMYELLAAYKPVFLLQLPQVQNDDALAYWRHQFELLIAYLEKEFNVSITEQKLRDAIKLMNRERMALKAVMDLAKRKPSPITGMELLEIGFKTSFFPDKEKGITMMLELADELGKMADAGQAGVAATAPRILLTGVPVGMGSHKVVRLIEECGGSVVCLDNCSGYKKTRVMMAEQGDPLTEMARRYLDVPCAVMSPNPRRYEAIRELAADFSVDAVVDLTWQGCQTYAVESSSLKKFVQDSLQLPFMQIETDYSETDTEQLKVRIEAFIEML from the coding sequence ATGAAGTGCGCCAGCTTTGACCGTATCGTCACCGCTTTTGAAAAGAATGCCCTGGCCGTGCAGGAGGCCAAAAAAGACGGCAAAAAGGTTGTGGGGCAATACTGTTTGTACAGCCCTTCTGAAATAGCAGTGGCCGCCGGGGCCATTCCTGTTTCGTTGTGCGGGACGCGCAACGACTCCATTCCCGCTGCGGAAGAAGTGCTGCCACGCGCCATTTGCCCGCTCATCAAGAGCAGCTTTGGCTTTGCCCTCAAGGACAGCTGTCCTTACCTCAGCGCCGCCGATGTGGTGGTGGCCGACACCACCTGTGACGGCAAAAAGAAAATGTACGAGCTGCTTGCCGCCTACAAGCCCGTATTTTTGCTGCAACTGCCGCAGGTACAGAACGATGACGCCCTTGCCTACTGGAGGCACCAGTTTGAGCTGCTCATCGCCTATCTTGAAAAAGAATTTAACGTGTCCATTACCGAGCAAAAACTGCGCGACGCCATCAAGCTCATGAACCGCGAACGTATGGCCCTCAAGGCCGTGATGGATCTTGCCAAGCGCAAGCCCTCGCCCATAACGGGCATGGAGCTGCTGGAAATCGGGTTCAAAACGTCCTTCTTCCCCGACAAGGAAAAAGGCATCACCATGATGCTGGAACTGGCCGACGAACTGGGCAAGATGGCCGACGCGGGCCAAGCAGGCGTTGCCGCCACCGCCCCGCGCATTCTGCTTACGGGTGTGCCCGTGGGCATGGGATCGCACAAGGTTGTGCGACTTATTGAAGAATGCGGCGGCAGCGTGGTGTGCCTCGACAACTGCTCTGGCTACAAGAAAACCCGCGTGATGATGGCAGAGCAGGGCGATCCGCTGACGGAGATGGCCCGCCGTTATCTTGATGTGCCCTGTGCCGTCATGTCGCCCAATCCGCGTCGCTACGAGGCCATCAGGGAACTGGCGGCAGATTTTTCGGTCGATGCCGTGGTTGATCTGACCTGGCAGGGCTGCCAGACCTACGCGGTGGAATCTTCTTCACTGAAAAAATTTGTGCAGGATTCCTTGCAGCTGCCCTTTATGCAGATTGAAACAGACTACTCCGAGACCGATACGGAGCAACTCAAGGTGCGCATAGAGGCATTTATCGAAATGCTGTAA
- a CDS encoding helix-turn-helix transcriptional regulator yields MAILVNLDVMLAKRKVSSKALAEAVGITAQNLSILKTGKAKAIRFSTLEAICRFLDCQPGDILECLPGEDSSTGPQRNG; encoded by the coding sequence ATGGCCATACTGGTTAATCTCGATGTGATGTTGGCCAAGAGGAAAGTCTCCTCCAAGGCCTTGGCCGAGGCTGTGGGCATAACCGCCCAGAATCTCTCTATTCTGAAAACTGGTAAGGCCAAGGCCATCAGGTTTTCCACCTTGGAAGCCATCTGCCGCTTTCTGGACTGCCAGCCGGGGGACATTCTGGAATGTCTCCCTGGTGAAGATTCGTCGACAGGGCCGCAGCGGAACGGATAG
- a CDS encoding zinc-binding dehydrogenase produces MTTFNDYAVISENRMTPVPAGTPPHILPLFGCALTTGFGAVVNDAKVKLGESVVVLGAGGVGLNIVQAAALSGAFPIIAVDLYDNRLELAKRMGATHTVNGAAADTRKAIKDILASVQMPQGADVCIDNTGQSQCIAMAYELTHSRGRTVCVGVPAKNDATTIYTLPLHFGKSITGSHGGETIPHEDIPRYLRLAQSKNIDLDILISETYPLEEINTAIDKMRSGEVAGRCLITF; encoded by the coding sequence GTGACCACATTCAACGATTATGCTGTCATTTCAGAAAACAGGATGACTCCTGTACCAGCCGGTACCCCACCCCACATCCTGCCCCTGTTCGGTTGTGCCCTGACCACCGGATTTGGCGCTGTTGTCAATGACGCAAAGGTCAAGCTTGGAGAGTCTGTTGTTGTTTTGGGCGCAGGCGGTGTAGGGCTCAACATTGTTCAGGCGGCGGCGCTGAGCGGAGCTTTCCCCATTATCGCCGTAGACCTGTACGACAACAGGCTGGAGCTGGCAAAACGTATGGGTGCAACCCATACAGTTAATGGAGCCGCAGCAGACACCCGCAAGGCCATCAAGGATATTTTGGCCTCAGTTCAGATGCCGCAGGGTGCGGATGTTTGCATCGACAACACAGGCCAGAGCCAATGCATTGCCATGGCCTATGAATTGACCCACTCGCGGGGCAGAACCGTTTGTGTGGGAGTCCCGGCCAAAAATGACGCCACAACCATTTATACGCTCCCGCTTCATTTTGGTAAAAGTATTACCGGTTCGCATGGCGGAGAAACCATCCCGCACGAAGACATTCCACGATATCTGAGACTTGCCCAATCCAAGAATATTGATCTGGATATCTTGATCTCTGAAACGTATCCGCTGGAAGAAATCAATACCGCGATTGACAAAATGCGCTCTGGAGAAGTTGCCGGACGCTGCCTCATCACATTCTAG
- a CDS encoding sugar nucleotide-binding protein has protein sequence MKEQAHLVIGADSLVGSSLIEALRERGHRVFGTTRRKETLTADRLFFDFEDPTPPEFPDAVAYVHVVAAATDYARCAARPECHAINTVHTPRMVEALLRRGFFVSFISSNSVFGGDRPWPHEDAPHDARFPYAVQKSLAEEGVRQAARNCQAEQSLAIIRLTKVMDASSSPLPAWFESWRQGQPVQPFADLTFAPVSRRFAANSLAAIAEKKVAGALHVSGAENVTYVDFAHILAKTLGVDPRLIVPTTAVAKGVDIPFKPRFSGLGMTRTTACTGLHPQPVDEVVKDILLSASL, from the coding sequence ATGAAAGAACAAGCCCATCTGGTAATCGGGGCGGACAGCCTGGTTGGAAGCAGCCTGATAGAAGCATTGCGGGAGCGCGGTCATCGGGTGTTTGGCACAACCAGACGCAAGGAAACATTGACTGCCGACCGTCTTTTTTTCGACTTTGAAGACCCCACCCCACCCGAGTTTCCCGATGCGGTGGCGTATGTTCATGTGGTTGCAGCAGCTACGGACTATGCCCGTTGTGCCGCCCGCCCGGAATGCCACGCCATCAACACCGTGCATACGCCGCGCATGGTGGAAGCTCTTTTGCGTCGGGGGTTTTTTGTAAGCTTTATTTCAAGCAATTCTGTTTTCGGGGGCGACCGCCCCTGGCCGCATGAAGATGCCCCCCACGATGCCCGGTTTCCCTACGCAGTGCAGAAATCTCTGGCGGAAGAAGGCGTAAGACAGGCCGCACGCAATTGCCAAGCGGAACAGAGCCTGGCAATCATTCGGCTGACCAAGGTCATGGACGCCTCGTCCTCGCCTTTGCCAGCGTGGTTTGAGTCATGGCGTCAAGGGCAGCCCGTGCAACCTTTTGCCGACCTTACGTTTGCCCCGGTATCCAGACGCTTTGCCGCGAATTCTCTGGCTGCAATTGCCGAAAAAAAGGTAGCTGGCGCACTGCACGTTTCCGGCGCAGAAAACGTCACCTATGTTGATTTCGCCCATATTTTAGCCAAAACTCTGGGCGTTGACCCCAGGCTTATTGTTCCAACCACGGCTGTGGCCAAAGGGGTGGATATTCCTTTCAAGCCCCGTTTCAGCGGATTGGGCATGACCCGTACCACCGCCTGTACCGGCCTCCATCCGCAACCGGTTGATGAAGTTGTGAAAGATATTCTGTTGTCTGCCAGCTTATGA
- a CDS encoding acyl-CoA dehydratase activase codes for MYVAGIDVGSVAAKAVVLEVQPLQAQMPPRVVGRAVLPTGWNTAEAGEYALEKACTQAAVERGALQRVTATGYGRIALPFADKAVTEISCHARGAAQLFPQAGLVLDIGGQDSKVISLEMPREARGGKPGGTKPGAVRDFLMNDKCAAGTGRFLQVLSGILNMPLDELGRAASTGNPVAISSMCAVFAETEIVGLLARSTPPQDIAAGVFRAIARRMCALARRIPMQGQCVFTGGLATSPAFAAILSDELGLTVNVPDDPQTVGALGAALIAADWLERNSRTAVASI; via the coding sequence ATGTATGTAGCAGGTATTGATGTTGGTTCTGTCGCGGCAAAGGCCGTGGTGCTTGAGGTACAGCCACTGCAGGCGCAGATGCCCCCGCGTGTGGTCGGGCGTGCCGTGTTGCCCACTGGCTGGAACACCGCCGAAGCCGGTGAGTATGCGCTGGAAAAAGCCTGCACACAGGCGGCAGTTGAGCGTGGGGCGCTTCAGCGTGTAACGGCCACGGGCTATGGCCGCATTGCCCTGCCGTTTGCCGACAAGGCCGTTACGGAAATCAGCTGTCACGCTCGCGGTGCGGCTCAGCTTTTTCCACAGGCCGGGCTTGTGCTTGATATTGGCGGGCAGGACAGCAAGGTCATCAGCCTTGAAATGCCTCGTGAAGCCAGGGGCGGCAAGCCGGGCGGGACAAAACCGGGCGCGGTGCGCGATTTTTTGATGAATGACAAATGCGCCGCAGGTACTGGCCGTTTTTTGCAGGTGCTCTCTGGCATTTTGAACATGCCGCTGGATGAACTGGGCCGAGCAGCCTCAACGGGTAATCCCGTTGCCATTTCAAGCATGTGCGCCGTGTTCGCCGAAACGGAAATTGTGGGCCTGCTTGCCCGCAGTACGCCCCCGCAGGATATTGCCGCCGGGGTGTTTCGCGCCATTGCCCGCAGGATGTGCGCCCTTGCCCGCCGCATTCCCATGCAGGGACAGTGTGTGTTTACCGGCGGGTTGGCCACAAGCCCAGCCTTTGCGGCCATTCTTTCAGACGAACTTGGCCTGACCGTGAATGTGCCAGACGACCCGCAGACCGTGGGCGCGCTGGGGGCCGCGCTGATTGCGGCAGACTGGCTTGAAAGGAACAGTCGCACAGCTGTTGCATCCATATAA
- a CDS encoding class I SAM-dependent methyltransferase, which translates to MRVYHRPTCRLCNSDNVNLAVKLEPIPLAEAYSATAEEGRNIPRFPVDLYMCGDCGHVQQLDVVDAESLWSKYTYFSGSAKGMPEHFAEVAARIMADYPAPNGSLVVDIGSNDGSMLRPFKAAGLRVLGVDPAETVAAEANRQGIPTIVAPMSLELAKRIRKEHGPAHLVFMFNAFAHMDNLQEIADCVAELLHEDGVFVFESQYVSDIIEKRLIATIFHEHMSHHSAVALVPFFKRHGLEMIDIQRVPIQHGSIIGVAQHLHGPHAMCPSVETLLDFEHKQGLDQIAVFRAFADDIATMRERIRLWAQARTAEGACIAGYGAARSGPTLIAQLGLENMLQYILDDHPQKVGLHTSGEGTLIVPTKELYERMPPYTVILAWVHAAKIIQEHQEYLERGGTFVVLCPQPRLVNRNGEAPL; encoded by the coding sequence ATGCGAGTCTATCACCGTCCCACCTGCCGTCTGTGCAATTCTGATAATGTCAATCTCGCTGTTAAACTCGAGCCTATCCCTTTGGCGGAAGCCTACAGTGCAACAGCCGAGGAAGGCAGGAACATCCCCCGTTTTCCCGTAGACTTGTATATGTGCGGCGACTGCGGGCATGTTCAGCAACTGGATGTGGTTGATGCTGAAAGCCTGTGGAGCAAATATACCTATTTTTCCGGGTCGGCCAAGGGCATGCCCGAGCATTTTGCCGAAGTTGCCGCGCGCATCATGGCCGATTACCCCGCTCCAAACGGCTCACTTGTTGTTGATATCGGCAGTAATGACGGGTCGATGCTGCGCCCCTTCAAGGCCGCTGGCCTGCGCGTTCTGGGAGTGGACCCGGCTGAAACGGTTGCCGCCGAGGCCAACCGGCAGGGAATTCCAACCATTGTAGCACCCATGAGTCTGGAACTTGCCAAGCGCATCCGCAAGGAGCACGGGCCAGCCCATCTGGTTTTCATGTTCAATGCCTTTGCGCATATGGACAACCTGCAAGAAATAGCCGATTGCGTCGCCGAGCTTCTTCATGAAGATGGCGTCTTTGTTTTTGAATCCCAATATGTTTCTGACATTATTGAAAAACGCCTGATCGCAACCATCTTTCATGAACACATGAGCCACCATTCTGCCGTTGCGCTGGTGCCTTTCTTCAAACGGCACGGTCTGGAAATGATAGACATCCAGCGCGTACCCATCCAGCACGGCTCCATTATTGGCGTTGCCCAGCACCTGCATGGGCCGCATGCAATGTGCCCCTCGGTGGAGACCCTGCTCGACTTTGAACACAAGCAGGGGCTCGACCAGATTGCTGTTTTCCGCGCCTTTGCGGATGACATAGCAACAATGCGTGAGCGTATCCGCCTCTGGGCGCAGGCGCGCACAGCCGAAGGGGCATGCATTGCAGGCTACGGGGCAGCGCGTAGCGGCCCCACCCTCATCGCGCAACTGGGCCTGGAAAACATGCTGCAGTACATTCTGGACGACCACCCGCAAAAGGTGGGGCTACACACATCAGGCGAAGGCACACTTATTGTGCCAACAAAAGAACTGTACGAGCGCATGCCGCCCTATACCGTCATTCTTGCCTGGGTACATGCGGCAAAGATCATTCAGGAACATCAGGAATACCTTGAACGCGGCGGCACCTTTGTGGTGCTTTGCCCCCAGCCGAGGCTTGTGAACCGTAACGGAGAAGCCCCTCTGTAA
- a CDS encoding class I SAM-dependent methyltransferase gives MSTTNSVDVRCLGCHAPKVELVLDLGPQPPSNLFLGCATQQYPTHPLRFGVCTSCGLAQIVDPMPENMVRCTHDWLRYDEPEQHLDDLASYLSSAVGKQNPHVCGVSYKDSTLLNRLESYGWAASSPMATSHAQPQADVLIARHVLEHARNPQQFIASCSAMIHPDGLLVFEVPGFERMLQQHQHCFLWEEHILYFTRANLKDFLLSCKLEVLEILEYPLPLENSIVAIARPAQSAAPAACSDKDSLDEQIGMVRCFGSSLHSQGAKAQQVLKRASCAGKGISLFGAGHLGMKYIHFYGLEPFLETVLDDHPQKRGTFLPGSFLPVNDSSWLAQHPEGFCLVAVNPEKHTILQQRHAFFSPGGGKWQSIFSGISDFWV, from the coding sequence ATGAGCACGACAAATAGTGTTGATGTGCGCTGCCTCGGTTGCCATGCGCCGAAGGTTGAGTTGGTTCTTGATCTGGGCCCGCAACCTCCCAGCAATCTTTTTCTCGGCTGTGCAACGCAGCAGTACCCTACGCACCCTTTGCGCTTTGGCGTTTGTACCTCTTGCGGCCTTGCGCAGATCGTTGACCCCATGCCGGAAAACATGGTGCGCTGTACGCACGACTGGCTTCGCTATGATGAGCCGGAACAGCACCTCGATGATCTGGCCTCATACCTCTCATCCGCCGTTGGCAAGCAGAACCCCCATGTATGCGGCGTCAGCTACAAGGATTCGACGCTGTTGAATCGGCTGGAGAGCTACGGCTGGGCCGCGTCTTCACCCATGGCGACCTCTCATGCCCAGCCGCAGGCCGATGTGCTGATCGCCCGTCACGTTCTGGAGCATGCCCGTAATCCCCAGCAGTTTATCGCCTCCTGCTCCGCCATGATCCACCCGGATGGACTGCTGGTTTTTGAGGTGCCCGGTTTTGAAAGGATGCTACAGCAGCACCAGCATTGTTTTTTGTGGGAGGAACATATCCTCTATTTTACCAGGGCCAACCTGAAAGACTTTTTGCTCTCCTGCAAACTTGAGGTGCTGGAGATACTGGAATACCCCCTGCCGCTGGAAAATTCGATTGTTGCAATAGCCCGCCCTGCTCAATCTGCCGCCCCTGCCGCATGCAGCGATAAAGACAGCCTGGATGAGCAGATTGGCATGGTGCGCTGCTTCGGATCATCCTTGCACAGTCAAGGAGCCAAAGCACAGCAGGTTCTTAAACGGGCATCCTGCGCAGGCAAGGGCATCAGCCTTTTCGGAGCCGGCCATCTGGGCATGAAGTATATACATTTCTATGGCCTGGAGCCTTTTCTGGAAACAGTTCTGGACGATCATCCCCAGAAAAGGGGCACATTTCTGCCTGGCTCATTTTTGCCGGTTAATGATTCCTCATGGCTGGCGCAGCATCCGGAAGGGTTTTGCCTTGTGGCCGTCAATCCTGAAAAGCACACCATATTGCAGCAGCGACACGCTTTCTTCTCCCCGGGTGGGGGCAAGTGGCAGTCCATTTTTTCCGGCATATCCGATTTTTGGGTGTAA
- a CDS encoding DUF2975 domain-containing protein has protein sequence MRGFSVLSGLFGLYASGELFSPRNVTCYRRLGRTLLYWAAAAFLHTPLLSLASSIGMPQGQRHISVGIGSVEIVALFAGATALVISWVMDEGRGIEEERTLTI, from the coding sequence GTGCGGGGTTTTTCGGTGCTCAGTGGCTTGTTTGGCCTCTACGCATCTGGAGAACTGTTCAGCCCGCGCAACGTGACGTGCTATCGCAGGCTTGGACGAACGTTATTGTATTGGGCTGCAGCCGCATTCCTGCACACGCCGTTGCTTTCCTTGGCTTCCTCTATTGGTATGCCCCAGGGCCAGCGGCACATCTCCGTGGGCATCGGCTCCGTGGAAATCGTCGCCCTTTTCGCCGGAGCTACGGCCCTGGTTATTTCCTGGGTCATGGATGAAGGCCGGGGAATCGAAGAAGAACGTACCTTGACCATCTAG
- a CDS encoding DUF4815 domain-containing protein: MSTEKPRTPSGAEPAPGSTYQVIYTYIDKTLTPEAVDYDGFSVSGAVQGTGIMVSYNQALPRIDRLCITSDGTFTWVQGVPAEYNPKAPRVPETSLAIASVSQTWRDASARTVKNDGVRVVAFSEIEALAARVEYALQEVARQRLEADVFTRESGARVGLFVDPLLDDSMRDQGLAQSAAVVDGVLTLPLSAKVYALSADVAVPVARTSTPRVLMTQPYRTGTMKVNPYMAFDPLPGVMTLEPPLDRWTETVTDWTSEVTKAFNQDAHRWGGTGNGVLSSVNKSSTVENVNSTTVALEFLRQIDVKFAVSGFGPGEVLDNLTFDGIDVTPKTEIVANNKGTLAGMFTIPASVPAGAKTVKATGRGGSTANATFVGQGALTTQTLRKVSTVIYTYVDPLAQTFVLDGDSQISGVDLWFTAKGARGVRVQIREVSNGVPTRTVLCEAIVPAEQIVVSGGGHTRILFPAPVSLAASTEYAVVVLCDDAETELCVAELGQFDQFAQQWVASQPYTVGVLLSSSNASTWTAHQSRDLTFRLLEAAFADGTNVVELGDAQITERATDIILLALAETPTAQTRVEYELGLPSGASVTVADGQPVRLSETLTGALSVKAKLAGDSKGSPVLWPGSQVLAGTVQESADYYTRSITAAGAVKAVLIYDALIPSGAGVTPEIQVDSGTWERMEADGATQQGDGLVEYKFKHVLNGADLIKVRLTLTGTLAARPMVQNVRLMAVA, translated from the coding sequence CTGAGCACCGAAAAACCCCGCACGCCGTCAGGCGCGGAACCAGCTCCCGGTTCGACCTATCAGGTCATATATACCTACATTGACAAAACCCTTACGCCGGAGGCCGTGGATTACGACGGGTTCAGTGTTTCCGGGGCCGTTCAGGGCACGGGTATAATGGTGTCTTACAATCAGGCGCTGCCGCGTATTGATCGCCTGTGCATCACCAGCGACGGAACATTTACATGGGTGCAGGGCGTCCCTGCTGAATACAACCCCAAGGCTCCCAGAGTGCCGGAGACGTCACTGGCCATAGCCAGCGTATCCCAAACTTGGCGAGATGCCAGCGCCCGGACGGTAAAAAATGACGGTGTACGGGTTGTGGCGTTTTCAGAAATTGAGGCGCTTGCTGCACGGGTAGAATACGCCCTGCAGGAAGTAGCCCGGCAACGGTTGGAAGCAGACGTTTTTACGCGGGAATCTGGGGCGCGTGTGGGGCTTTTTGTGGACCCCCTGCTTGACGATTCCATGCGCGACCAAGGACTTGCCCAAAGCGCCGCCGTTGTCGACGGGGTGTTGACCTTGCCACTGTCGGCCAAGGTGTATGCTCTTTCGGCTGATGTTGCCGTACCGGTGGCCCGCACGTCCACCCCTCGCGTCCTTATGACCCAGCCGTACCGCACAGGGACCATGAAGGTAAACCCCTATATGGCGTTTGACCCTTTGCCGGGCGTGATGACTCTTGAACCGCCGTTGGACCGTTGGACCGAAACCGTGACGGATTGGACCAGCGAAGTTACCAAGGCGTTTAATCAGGATGCTCACCGTTGGGGCGGTACGGGCAATGGTGTTCTGTCTTCTGTGAACAAAAGTTCCACTGTTGAAAACGTCAACTCTACTACAGTTGCCCTAGAATTTTTGCGGCAGATTGATGTGAAGTTTGCCGTTTCCGGGTTTGGCCCCGGCGAAGTTCTGGACAATCTGACGTTTGACGGCATTGATGTAACACCCAAGACCGAGATTGTGGCCAACAACAAAGGTACGCTGGCGGGCATGTTTACTATCCCTGCAAGCGTCCCTGCCGGAGCCAAAACCGTTAAAGCGACTGGACGGGGCGGGAGCACAGCAAATGCAACATTTGTGGGGCAGGGAGCGCTCACAACACAAACGCTTCGTAAAGTGTCCACCGTGATTTATACTTACGTTGACCCGCTGGCGCAAACCTTCGTGTTGGATGGGGATTCGCAAATATCTGGCGTTGACCTGTGGTTCACGGCCAAAGGTGCGCGAGGCGTGCGGGTGCAGATTCGTGAGGTAAGTAATGGTGTGCCTACTCGCACAGTGCTTTGCGAGGCCATTGTTCCGGCGGAACAAATCGTTGTTTCTGGCGGCGGGCATACGCGGATTCTTTTCCCCGCCCCCGTGTCGCTGGCAGCATCCACGGAATACGCGGTGGTCGTGCTTTGCGACGATGCCGAGACCGAACTTTGTGTTGCAGAATTAGGCCAGTTTGACCAGTTCGCGCAGCAATGGGTTGCGTCACAGCCTTACACCGTGGGTGTTCTTCTTTCGTCTTCCAACGCATCGACGTGGACGGCTCACCAGTCGCGTGACCTTACGTTCCGACTTCTTGAAGCGGCGTTCGCTGACGGCACAAACGTGGTCGAGCTTGGTGACGCACAGATAACGGAACGGGCCACGGATATTATTCTGTTGGCGTTGGCTGAAACACCCACAGCGCAAACAAGGGTGGAGTATGAACTGGGGCTTCCCAGCGGCGCTTCTGTGACCGTGGCAGACGGGCAGCCTGTACGCCTTTCGGAAACCCTGACCGGGGCGCTGTCTGTCAAGGCCAAGCTGGCCGGTGACTCTAAGGGCTCGCCGGTGCTGTGGCCGGGTTCGCAAGTGCTGGCAGGTACGGTGCAGGAATCGGCGGACTACTATACGCGCAGCATAACCGCTGCCGGAGCCGTGAAGGCCGTCTTGATTTACGACGCTCTGATTCCTTCCGGCGCTGGTGTGACGCCTGAAATTCAGGTGGATTCCGGGACGTGGGAAAGAATGGAAGCTGACGGTGCAACGCAACAGGGCGACGGTCTTGTGGAATATAAGTTCAAGCACGTTTTGAACGGCGCGGACCTGATAAAGGTGCGCCTTACCCTGACTGGCACGCTGGCCGCTCGTCCCATGGTCCAGAATGTGCGGCTGATGGCCGTGGCGTAA